From Rhododendron vialii isolate Sample 1 chromosome 10a, ASM3025357v1, the proteins below share one genomic window:
- the LOC131302633 gene encoding protease Do-like 7 isoform X4: MVITGDNITDSNVQKRQDLSTEFDHGPVVAEAMFLNREEIPVYPMYRDPVHDFGFFRYDPGLIQFLSYEEIPLAPEAACVGLEIRVVGNDSGEKVSILAGTLARLDRDAPRYDKDGYNDFNTFYIQAASGTKGGSSGSPVIDSQGRAVALNAGSKPSRSSAFYLPLERVVRALKLLQKGRDSCTDGLGAVYIPRGTLQVTLLHKGFDETRRLGLRIETEQIVRDASRPGETGMLLVDSAVPGGPAHHLLQPGDVLVRVNGKVITQFLEMETLLDDSVDHKIELQIERGGTPFTVDLSVQDLHSITPDSFLEVSGAVIHPLSYQQARNFRFHCGLVYVAEPGYLLGAKVPRHSIIKRFGGEEISRLEDLISVLSKLTRGAQVPLEFISYKDRHRTKSVLVTMDRHEWYGPPLVYTRNDSTGLWTRKPALPPESPLLSSGMISVEQGLENCRAPPGAGEASLIERMCQNFNRVSVDGVTSVESSFKCVAELQNFRDDSDVGATKNQIEEDSSGDSIVVANFSFDEPRVEKPEDSTSSENVFSGDYQGSAAVATNVSVAERVIEPTLVMVEVHVPPSCMLDGVHSLHSLGTGVIVYHSPDKGLVVVDKTTVVISASDVMLSFAAFPIEIPGEVVFLHPVHNYALVAYDPSALGADGGSVVRAAKLLPEPPLCRGDAVYLVGLSRSLQATSRKSIVTNAHAAINIGPSDSPRYRATNIEVIELDADFGSTFSGVLSDEHGRVQAIWGSFSGQQKYGSSPLENYRFVRGIPIHTISQILDEIISGANGPNLLINGVRRQMPPIRILEVELYPRLLSKARSFGLSNNWVQTLVKKDPIRRQVICVKGCLAGSKAENVLQPGDMILAINKEPITCFGDIEDGCRVLNQCDESDGKLGMTIFRRGCEIEMLVGTDVRDGNGTKRVISWCGCIVQDPHPAVRALGFLPDEGHGVYVARLSSGSPAHRYGLYDRQWIVEVNGKRTPDLDAFVEVTKEIDDGEFARVKTVKLTGKPQVLTLKQDLHYWPTWEVRRNPYTALWQHKTIKALDRGTS, translated from the exons ATGGTTATTACAGGTGACAATATAACTGATTCCAACGTCCAAAAACGTCAGGATTTGTCAACTGAGTTTGATCACG GACCTGTAGTTGCAGAAGCTATGTTTCTTAACCGAGAAGAAATTCCTGTATATCCTATGTACCGAGACCCA GTTCATGATTTTGGCTTCTTCCGGTATGACCCTGGTTTGATACAATTTTTAAGCTATGAGGAGATTCCTCTTGCTCCGGAGGCTGCTTGTGTTGGCCTAGAAATCAGGGTAGTTGGCAATGATAGTGGGGAGAAG GTCTCCATTTTGGCTGGTACCCTTGCTCGTTTAGACCGTGATGCCCCTCGTTATGATAA GGATGGCTACAATGACTTCAATACATTCTACATACAG GCAGCATCTGGGACTAAAGGGGGCTCAAGTGGTTCCCCAGTGATTGATTCGCAAGGTAGGGCAGTGGCATTGAACGCTGGGTCCAAGCCATCCCGTTCTTCTGCTTTTTACCTACCTCTAGAAAGA GTTGTAAGGGCATTAAAATTGTTGCAGAAGGGAAGAGATTCTTGTACAGATGGTTTGGGGGCAGTTTATATTCCTCGCGGCACACTTCAG GTGACATTGCTTCACAAAGGATTTGATGAGACACGTCGCCTTGGTCTCCGAATTGAAACAGAACAG ATTGTGCGCGATGCATCTCGGCCAGGCGAAACTGGGATGCTTCTTGTTGATTCTGCT GTGCCCGGTGGCCCAGCTCACCACCTTTTGCAGCCTGGTGATGTGCTTGTCCGTGTAAATGGGAAA GTAATTACTCAGTTTCTGGAAATGGAAACGTTACTTGATGACAGCGTGGATCATAAAATTGAATTACAGATTGAAAGGGGTGGCACACCATTCACTGTAGACTTGTCG GTTCAAGACTTGCACTCAATAACCCCCGACTCTTTCTTGGAAGTAAGTGGTGCTGTGATACACCCTCTTTCGTATCAACAG GCTAGAAATTTCCGTTTCCATTGTGGCCTTGTGTATGTTGCAGAACCAGG ATATTTGCTTGGCGCTAAAGTTCCGCGCCATTCCATTATCAAAAGGTTTGGAGGTGAGGAAATATCACGGCTTGAGGACCTAATTTCTGTTCTTTCGAAGCTGACCAGGGGTGCTCAAGTGCCTTTGGAATTTATAAGCTACAAGGATCGACATCGAACGAAG TCTGTCCTTGTTACGATGGATCGACATGAATGGTATGGGCCTCCTCTGGTTTATACTCGCAATGACAGCACTGGTCTATGGACAAGAAAACCTGCTTTGCCACCTGAGTCCCCACTGTTATCTTCTGGCATGATCAGTGTTGAACAAGGTCTTGAAAACTGCAGAGCTCCACCAGGTGCTGGTGAGGCTAGTCTAATTGAGCGTATGTGTCAAAATTTCAATCGGGTTTCTGTAGATGGTGTTACCAGCGTGGAATCTAGTTTCAAATGTGTTGCTGAGTTGCAAAATTTTCGTGATGACTCTGATGTTGGAGCCACAAAAAACCAAATAGAAGAGGATTCATCTGGTGATAGCATTGTTGTGGCTAACTTTTCTTTTGATGAGCCTAGAGTAGAAAAGCCGGAAGACTCGACTAGCTCAGAAAATGTTTTTTCGGGAGATTATCAAGGTTCTGCAGCTGTAGCAACTAATGTTTCTGTAGCTGAACGAGTAATAGAACCTACTCTGGTGATGGTTGag GTTCATGTACCACCGTCATGCATGCTTGATGGTGTGCACTCACTGCATTCTTTGGGAACTGGTGTTATTGTATATCATTCTCCTGACAAGGGACTGGTGGTTGTAGACAAAACCACTGTTGTCATTTCTGCATCTGATGTAATGCTCTCTTTTGCTGCCTTTCCCATTGAGATCCCTGGAGAG GTGGTTTTCCTCCATCCTGTTCATAATTATGCTCTTGTTGCATATGACCCTTCTGCTCTGGGAGCTGATGGTGGCTCAGTAGTTCGTGCTGCTAAACTTCTTCCCG AACCTCCATTGTGCCGTGGAGATGCAGTCTATCTCGTGGGACTAAGTAGGAGCCTGCAAGCAACATCAAGGAAATCTATTGTCACTAACGCTCATGCTGCAATAAATATTGGTCCTAGTGATAGTCCACGCTACAGAGCCACTAACATAGAAGTCATTGAGCTTGATGCTG ATTTTGGTAGCACATTTTCGGGTGTGCTAAGTGATGAGCATGGAAGGGTCCAGGCTATCTGGGGCAGCTTTTCAGGGCAG CAGAAATATGGTTCCAGTCCATTGGAAAATTATCGTTTTGTTCGAGGCATTCCTATTCATACCATCAGCCAGATCCTTGATGAAATCATATCTGGTGCAAATGGACCAAATCTTCTAATAAATGGTGTCAGAAGGCAAATGCCACCTATCAGAATCCTAGAGGTTGAACTTTATCCAAGATTGCTTTCCAAGGCTCGTAGCTTTGGGCTGAGCAACAATTGGGTCCAG ACTCTTGTGAAGAAAGATCCAATTAGGCGTCAAGTCATATGTGTTAAAGGTTGTTTGGCTGGATCAAAGGCTGAGAATGTACTACAACCAGGTGATATGATCTTGGCAATTAATAAAGAGCCAATCACATGCTTTGGTGACATTGAAGATGGTTGCCGTGTTTTGAACCAATGTGATGAAAGCGATGGGAAGCTTGGCATGACTATTTTCCGTCGG GGATGTGAAATTGAAATGCTTGTTGGAACAGATGTGAGAGATGGGAATGGAACAAAAAGGGTAATAAGTTGGTGTGGGTGTATTGTCCAGGACCCTCACCCAGCAGTGCGTGCTCTTGGATTTCTTCCCGATGAAGGTCATGGTGTGTATGTTGCAAG ATTGAGTTCTGGGAGTCCAGCACACAGATACGGTCTATACGATCGCCAGTGGATTGTTGAAGTTAATGGGAAACGAACTCCAGATTTAGATGCTTTTGTTGAAGTGACAAAA GAAATAGATGATGGGGAATTTGCTCGTGTAAAGACGGTCAAGTTGACTGGAAAACCTCAAGTACTGACATTGAAGCAGGATTTGCACTATTGGCCTACGTGGGAGGTTAGGCGTAATCCCTACACTGCACTGTGGCAACATAAAACAATTAAAGCATTAGACCGGGGTACTTCATGA